Sequence from the Deinococcus radiotolerans genome:
AACGGCACCGACCCCTGGCAGCTCAGCGAGGCGCAGCTGGACGGCCGGCAGGCCATTACGCGCCTCACGGCGTTCTGCCGCGCGTTCCTGCCCGGCTGCGAGCACGCGTTCATCGGCGTGGTGGCCCCGATGGTTGGCGTGCGCGAGACGCGGCGCATCCAGGGCGAGTACACGCTGACCGTCACGGACATCCTCGACTGCGCCCGTTTCCCGGACGGCATCTGCCGCAACCACTACCCGGTGGATATTCACTCGGTGAAGGGCGGTGCGAAACTGCTGCACGAGCGCGAGGGCACCGCGCCGTACTTCGCGCCCGGCGCATTCCACGACATCCCGCTGCGCGCGATCATCCCGCTGGGCGTCACGAACCTGCTCGTGCCGGGCCGCGCGGCGAGCAGCACCTTCGAGGCGCAGTCCAGCATCCGCGTGCAGCAGAACTGCCACTCCATGGGCGAGGCCGCCGGGATTGCCGCCGCCTGGGCCGCGCACCAGCACGCGGGCGAGGTGCGCGTCGTCAACCCTGATGATCTGCGTGCCGAACTGACCGCACGCGGCGCACTGGTCTAACCCAGCAGGGGAGAGCCGCCCAGCCGCGCGGCCGCGTTCCGGGCGGCGTCCTCACCCCACAGGGCCGACGCGACGTGCAGCGCCGCGTACAGGGCCGCGAACCCCGCTGGGGTGGAACACAGCGAGCCGTCCGTGACGACCTCGCCGGGGCGCACGTCCGCCGGGGTGTAGCCCCACAGCGTTTCCGCCAGTTCGGCCGGGCCGCCCACCACCCGCCCGTCCAGGGTGCCCGCCTCGCCCGGCAGGAGTAACCCACTGCCGCTGGTGCCCGTGACCAGACCCGCGTGTGCCTTCAG
This genomic interval carries:
- a CDS encoding DJ-1/PfpI family protein, coding for MSTEAPSPEVALEYTGPVVAIPVYAGVSELELGVMVAVLRVCGGDGSVRTVNRSRASIVTAGGLVSTPHVLFAALPEPAALLIPGGPGAAKAARDPLLQGFLKAHAGLVTGTSGSGLLLPGEAGTLDGRVVGGPAELAETLWGYTPADVRPGEVVTDGSLCSTPAGFAALYAALHVASALWGEDAARNAAARLGGSPLLG